A window of the Linepithema humile isolate Giens D197 chromosome 4, Lhum_UNIL_v1.0, whole genome shotgun sequence genome harbors these coding sequences:
- the LOC105669879 gene encoding putative nuclease HARBI1 has product MELPQPTICRIIFRVTIILASYLNVYVKFVTNQAAIQENRRLFKQLGYGYAGIGLPCIDGAIDCTHIRLHSNNFGRLAEMYRNRKEYFSLNVQATVGPQMEILDLVPEWPRSQHDSRIFQNSRIFMRYQQRELTGTLVGDSGYPSLAFLLTPFRNPQNEEEERYNEIHSRTRIVVERTFGVWKRRFPCLSKGLALKLVTCTGVISACAVLHNLSLRFKDVLPEKEEPDDVIIENNEELYYNEPQPGDGFIVRQNIVRELFH; this is encoded by the exons ATGGAATTGCCGCAACCAACAATttgtagaattatatttcgagTAACTATCATATTAGCATCTTATCTAAATGTTTACGTCAAATTTGTGACAAATCAAGCAGCTATACAAGAAAACCGAagattgtttaaacaattaggATACGGATATGCAGGTATTGGACTTCCTTGTATTGATGGTGCAATAGATTGCACTCATATCAGATTACACAGTAATAACTTTGGACGATTAGCTGAAATGTATAGAAATAGaaaggaatatttttctttgaacgTGCAg GCCACTGTAGGACCACAAATGGAAATTTTGGACCTTGTCCCAGAATGGCCAAGAAGTCAGCATGACAGCagaattttccaaaattctaGAATTTTCATGAGATATCAACAACGTGAACTTACAGGAACGTTAGTTGGAGATTCTGGATATCCTTCTCTTGCATTTCTTCTGACGCCATTTAGAAATCCACAaaacgaagaagaagagag atataATGAAATTCATTCAAGAACGCGAATAGTTGTTGAGCGAACATTTGGAGTATGGAAGAGAAGATTTCCTTGTCTATCTAAAGGTTTAGCTTTAAAACTTGTAACGTGTACTGGAGTTATTTCAGCTTGTGctgttttacataatttatcacTACGATTTAAAGATGTTCTTCCTGAGAAAGAAGAACCCGATGatgtaataattgaaaataatgaagaacTCTATTACAATGAACCTCAGCCTGGAGATGGTTTTATTGTAAGACAAAACATAGTTcgagaattatttcattaa
- the LOC136999666 gene encoding myb/SANT-like DNA-binding domain-containing protein 3, which produces MSCKEKTLKRGKHYTTMERKVFLQILQEYKHIIEIKKSDSSTLKDKECAWSEICNKYNQSTLICEERTVQQLKKLWTNLKQSQREALTKEKQARMTTGGGPEEAEATIDPDILNLAPDLMKTAPVFFTSNMTETEINDKRDVTFDAISTQNLEIFDIDNECSISIQDENGSIKIQDESFININDKNNKSTNEEINTLQAKKNKKESTTLCDFSEESSSHQVLKRKIDNTKRKSRETTELLDTEEKLKIQRIQ; this is translated from the exons atgtcgtgcaaagaaaaaactctTAAAAGGGGTAAACATTACACAACTATGGAGAGAAAAGTATTTCTGCAAATTCTACAAGAATATAAAcacataattgaaataaaaaaaagcgacAGTTCTACATTGAAAGACAAAGAATGTGCCTGGAGcgaaatttgtaataaatacaatcaaTCAACTTTAATTTGTGAAGAG agaaCAGTACAACAGTTGAAAAAGTTATGGACAAATCTAAAACAAAGCCAAAGAGAAGCGTTaacgaaagaaaaacaagCCCGTATGACAACTGGTGGAGGACCGGAAGAGGCAGAAGCAACCATTGACCCTGATATTCTTAATCTTGCGCCTGATCTCATGAAGACAGCTCCAGTGTTCTTTACATCCAACATGACAGAGACAGAAATTAATG ATAAGCGTGATGTTACATTTGATGCCATATCTActcaaaatttagaaatatttgatattgataATGAATGTTCCATAAGTATACAAGACGAAAATGGTTCTATAAAGATACAAGatgaatcttttataaatataaatgacaaaaataataaatctacaaatgaagaaattaatactttgcaag caaaaaagaataagaaagaATCTACGACTTTATGTGATTTTTCGGAAGAGTCATCAAGTCATcaagtattaaaaagaaaaattgacaacACAAAACGAAAGAGCAGAGAAACAACAGAATTACTAGACACagaggaaaaattaaagatacaGCGTATACAATAG
- the LOC136999664 gene encoding uncharacterized protein: MRTIYHCGMHSHIAAVHNGYASYLQETSRSRCVQMHREGLLRIGESDIIDGLKPNNTYYRSVTVAGKIKVDGTCKGVQYSDYYGTWDDVIVQATVKILLKTAYVSVKLNAGKIILKSGTICDLSEETCVDSDDGYTFWQSMPITACGFEAYDVLFKETATKFQGLLGAQHTIIFSLETQDTTFALTQTRKHTTCGYTLLGTEHPKLFIFETEKGNIFKTMSKTAVTNLDMFTYVNSKFVYVERHIRNQITSLYQDIILQKCELEKQVIQNTLSLATILPDEFAFRLMKMPGYMAVTAGEAIHVIKCIPIKVTVRKSNTCHTKLPITFKNTSLYMTSKSRIITKHHTLRDCNSLLPIFYNIDENWIQLNPTPAMTTPPQEIKPLTKLSWKYLAPKSLATSGIYSQQDLEELRDHIMFPAEKSAVLHTIARGFTGQSIPSDTVSLQNLLDENSLNKIYNNTLSKIWNGFTTFGAATAGIFGIFIIIRLIKIIFDTLIHGYALHAAYGCSLHLLAAIWSFFTHLLLYLANKKQNQSEPKQETHVNESAANETTHNTPTIINAQPTETHAQLTQAIPIVYSFRYLRAKLDGSEQIP; this comes from the coding sequence ATGCGAACCATATACCACTGCGGCATGCACTCTCATATTGCAGCTGTGCATAATGGATACGCCAGTTACTTACAAGAAACATCACGCAGTAGATGCGTTCAAATGCATAGGGAAGGGCTTCTCAGGATAGGAGAATCAGACATTATAGACGGATTAAAACCTAATAATACTTACTATCGTAGTGTCACTGTAGCAGGAAAGATAAAAGTAGACGGAACTTGTAAGGGCGTTCAATATTCAGACTATTACGGTACCTGGGATGATGTAATAGTTCAAGCCacagtaaaaatattgttaaaaaccGCTTATGTATCAGTAAAACTAAACGCaggaaaaataatactaaaatctGGCACAATTTGCGATTTGAGCGAAGAAACCTGTGTAGACTCGGATGATGGATATACGTTTTGGCAAAGCATGCCAATAACAGCTTGCGGGTTTGAAGCATatgatgttttatttaaagagaCTGCTACCAAGTTTCAAGGGTTGTTAGGCGCACAACACACTATTATATTCAGTTTAGAGACACAGGACACGACTTTTGCTCTTACACAAACACGTAAACATACTACTTGCGGATACACATTACTTGGAACAGAACATCCCAAACTGTTCATCTTTGAGACTGAGAAAGGAAACATCTTTAAGACAATGTCAAAGACTGCCGTAACAAATTTGGACATGTTCACCTATGTAAACTCAAAATTTGTGTATGTGGAGAGGCATATCAGAAATCAGATAACCTCTCTTTACCAGgacataatattgcaaaaatgtgaACTGGAGAAACAGGTAATTCAAAATACCTTGTCTTTAGCAACAATATTACCTGATGAGTTTGCATTCAGGCTTATGAAGATGCCTGGCTATATGGCAGTCACAGCTGGAGAGGCGATCcatgtaattaaatgtataccTATTAAAGTAACTGTCCGAAAATCAAACACTTGTCATACAAAACTACCGATCACTTTCAAAAACACCTCATTATACATGACTTCAAAATCACGAATCATTACTAAACATCATACACTTAGAGACTGCAACTCCCTTCttccaatattttacaatattgacGAAAACTGGATACAGCTAAACCCAACACCTGCTATGACAACACCGCCACAGGAAATTAAACCATTAACAAAACTCTCTTGGAAATACTTGGCACCCAAATCTTTGGCTACTAGCGGTATTTATTCTCAACAAGACTTAGAAGAATTAAGAGATCATATTATGTTCCCCGCTGAAAAAAGCGCTGTTTTACATACCATCGCTCGAGGCTTTACAGGACAATCAATCCCTTCCGATACcgtttctttacaaaatttgttagaTGAAAATtccttgaataaaatttacaataatactttgtcaaaaatatgGAACGGATTTACTACTTTTGGCGCTGCAACGGCCGGaatatttggaatatttataataatcaggttaatcaaaataatattcgataCTCTAATTCATGGTTATGCACTACATGCAGCATATGGATGTAGTCTGCATTTACTAGCAGCAATTTGGAGCTTTTTCACACACTTGTTATTATATCTCGCTAACAAAAAACAGAACCAATCAGAACCAAAGCAAGAAACACATGTAAACGAGAGCGCTGCGAATGAAACTACACACAATACGCCAACGATAATAAATGCACAACCAACAGAAACACACGCACAACTTACACAAGCCATACCCATAGTCTATTCGTTTCGATATTTACGGGCTAAATTAGATGGAAGTGAACAAATCCCTTAG
- the LOC136999663 gene encoding uncharacterized protein, with protein sequence MLMSMMTSSESFEAFTNQPLTRLVGVYFENLGDLLIFRDHWKFISYVNLAPLEEKEKILKFYAEKIEILCYSRYHMYGNNITCSGLQELERIKRRLITLKTERETINDMVGRFDDEIRFNNRGARVKRGVFDFVGQISKILFGTLDSSDANYYNEQIDLVYNNSKQLTELYKKQISIMRSTINQFSLAFAENKHKFEEIDFNLYKLNDEFYKNTGKLNALQLNIETNSYLLECAELMLEYELDLTILTDVILLARRGLLHPKILTPRELFNNLKDSHYMTNNKRLPVTLDPSQLNNLIDASNLSIFYKNHRLVYIFEIPLIEQNDFILYHMIPLPIKQNEENVYAFINPLHSYIGLRTDKQLYTHLTDRDITKCKKINDAMICKQTDLLYQISTVHTCESELLKSARLENILKECDIRVIKLHNTVWYQLQSANSWLYTAPREETLHILCKDDKPRQTQLLLTGLVKLSPECDAISDNVLLHTQTISIIDTIDKDFIPNVNLSTNKLCEDIKESNVNISELQLLNIGKTPHLDINLLKTASSSLNELYKEANEIGKHHRTKTLYEKTLSWFYYILYTMIGLVIIYITVKCSLISKFVHIFKLCCIPKEGCVQYFNNCFNNNITTRSAHPTATQREVTFISVPTDSEESLRIEREGHGTNNEIRRSRFRNNRLSRLERV encoded by the coding sequence ATGTTGATGTCGATGATGACTAGTTCAGAGTCTTTTGAAGCCTTTACTAACCAACCACTAACGAGACTGGTAGGAGtctattttgaaaacttaGGCGACCTTCTTATTTTTAGAGACCACTGGAAGTTTATTAGTTATGTAAATCTTGCGCCattggaagaaaaagaaaaaatattgaaattttacgcgGAGAAAATCGAAATCTTATGTTACAGCAGATACCATATGTACGGAAACAATATAACATGTTCAGGACTACAAGAATTAGAACGTATTAAACGaagattaataacattaaaaacagAGCGAGAAACTATCAACGACATGGTAGGACGATTTGATGACGAAATCCGTTTCAACAACCGCGGAGCGAGAGTCAAACGTGGTGTATTTGACTTTGTAGgacaaatttcgaaaattttatttggcaCACTAGATTCATCCGATGCTAATTACTATAACGAACAAATAGATCTCGTCTATAACAATTCAAAACAGCTAAcagaattatacaaaaaacaaatcaGCATTATGCGATCCACGATTAATCAGTTTAGTCTTGCCTTTgcagaaaataaacataaatttgaggaaattgattttaatttgtataaacttAACGacgaattttacaaaaacacgGGAAAATTAAACGCATTACAATTAAACATCGAAACAAATTCATATTTGTTAGAATGTGCCGAATTGATGTTAGAATATGAACTAGATTTAACAATACTTACCGATGTTATATTACTAGCGCGCCGAGGATTACTCCATCCGAAAATACTTACACctagagaattatttaataatttaaaagattcacATTATATGACAAACAACAAAAGATTACCTGTAACTTTAGACCCTAGCCAACTTAATAACCTAATCGATGCTAGcaatttaagtatattttataaaaatcataggtTAGTTTACATTTTCGAAATTCCATTAATCGAACAAAATGATTTCATTTTATACCATATGATTCCATTACCGATCAAACAGAACGAAGAAAACGTTTACGCATTCATAAACCCGCTACACTCGTACATAGGACTCAGAACTGACAAACAATTGTATACACACTTAACCGATCGAGAtatcacaaaatgtaaaaagattaaCGACGCAATGATTTGCAAACAAACGGACCTATTGTACCAGATTTCGACCGTCCATACTTGCGAATCGGAACTACTGAAATCCGCTAGATTAGAAAACATATTGAAAGAATGCGATATCCGTGTAATAAAACTTCATAATACTGTCTGGTATCAATTACAATCTGCGAACTCGTGGCTTTATACTGCGCCGCGGGAGGAGACCCTTcacattttatgtaaagaCGACAAGCCGCGTCAAACACAACTACTTTTAACTGGTTTAGTTAAACTATCCCCGGAATGTGATGCCATTTCGgataatgtattattacataCCCAAACTATAAGCATAATCGATACCATTGACAAAGATTTTATTCCTAACGTTAATCTTAGTACAAACAAATTATGCGAAGATATCAAAGAaagtaatgttaatatttcagaGCTTCAATTGTTAAACATTGGTAAAACACCTCacttagatattaatttgttaaaaacagcTAGTTCTAGTTTAAacgaattatataaagaagcaAATGAGATAGGCAAACATCACCGAACTAAAACCTTATATGAAAAGACCTTGAgttggttttattatatattatatactatgaTAGGATTagttattatctatataacgGTAAAATGTTCATTGATTAGTAAGTtcgttcatatttttaaattatgttgtataCCTAAGGAAGGCTGCGTTCAGTATTTTAAcaactgttttaataataatataaccaCTCGTAGTGCTCATCCGACAGCTACGCAACGCGAAGTTACCTTTATATCGGTACCGACCGACAGCGAAGAATCCCTTCGTATCGAAAGAGAGGGACATGGAACAAATAACGAGATCCGACGTTCTCGCTTTCGTAATAATCGATTGTCAAGACTTGAACGCGTGTAA
- the LOC105678003 gene encoding uncharacterized protein, whose protein sequence is MKKINVNEIEPTTEIEIPVDTCQEVTGCTLIEDPIDVDTHCNESSVQYTADSNKGSANEFVQGTCRTPPRTIFEPRYVGDIRSPHLATPRRAKRTVALARGVIDKQKKNN, encoded by the exons atgaaaaaaattaatgtgaatGAAATCGAGCCAACTACTGAAATCGAGATTCCTGTTGATACTTGTCAAGAAGTTACTGGATGTACATTGATTGaag ATCCAATTGATGTCGATACTCATTGCAATGAGTCTTCGGTGCAGTACACTGCTGACAGCAACAAAGGATCTGCAAATGAATTCGTGCAag GCACGTGTCGAACACCTCCAAGAACGATTTTCGAACCTCGCTACGTTGGTGATATCCGAAGTCCACACCTAGCTACACCTCGAAGAGCAAAACGAACTGTAGCTTTAGCGAGAGGAGTTattgataaacaaaaaaaaaacaattag